AATTGACTGGAGTGCGAAGCCTGCCAACAGACAAACATGTGCCCATGGCAATAGCATGAGCCAAGGGGTTTTATATTGAATGCAGCTGTAGATCAGTAGGTGCACGAGAGCGCTGAGGCCAAGAAACCAGCAACATGTTGGACTTTTGCATTGTATGATGCAGCGCACGAGGCAGGTTGTTGCTAAAATTAAAATCAGGCCCTCCGGCCAGGCGATGCCTGCTTCGCGCTGGGGCCATACCAGCAGTTTTAAATAATACCCGAAGGCTTTCTCATGCCCTGCGGTTGTCTGGTATTCAAAGAATGTGCGGAAGGCATCGATGAACTGGGCGGGATTGCGTAGGTAATTGCTATAAAAAAGTCCCGCGCTGGCGAGGGCGACTAGCGTGATGATGGCGTAGCTGCGCAAGTAGGTGTGATAGGAGTGCGCGGGTGTGCCTAGGGATGTGGAGTATCTTTGAAGGATGTAGAGTAGGATCACTGCGGGGGCCCAACTGAGTATGGAGATGGCGAAAGTCTCTTTAGTGGCAAACATCAAGCCGATCGAGAGTCCTGCGGCGATGGCTCGTAGAGTATTTGGTTTGAGCGTGACTTGATAAAGACTGGCGCATGCGAGCATACCGAAGAGCGTGAGCCAGCTTTCATGAATATACATCCGACTGTAATAAACTAGTAGCGGCGACGTGGCGAGTAAGGCTGCTGCGCCCAATGCGCCCCATTTGCCCATGAATCGAAGCCATAAAAGGGGAGTGAATACGAGAAGAATGCCGGCAATAACGGTGCTGCTGCGTAAGGTTTGCGCGTTGAGCTGCGTCCATTCATGCTCGCCGCGAAGCGCTGCAATCGGCCGAGTGATTTGCGTCAGTATCGGTCCGTGAAAGTGCTGCGGATCGAAAACATAGTCATCACCTTCCAATTGCTGTGCCAGTATCCGTGCGCCCGTAGCTTCATCCGCATGCATGGGGCGCGTGCCTAAGTCATCTGTGCGTAGCCATACCGCAAAGATCAACACGACGAGCCATGCGAGGTAGATGAGTGGATCTTTCTTCATGCGCTAAGTATGCCTTGGCTTGGTGGATTGTTGCTTCCCTTTTGTTGCTTTGCTATTGAATGGCTCACTGGGCAGATTATCATCTATAAGCTAATGGTGACTTCAATACAAAGTATCGTCCTGGTGACGCCAGTGTGGAACGATTCAGCGCGACTTGAAGTCTTTGGACATGAGTTGGCCCAGACTTTCGCAGCTGCAGCGATGCCGATACGTTGGATTATAGCTGATGATGGTTCGAAGGCATCCGAGCGTATGCGCTACTCGAAGTTGCTGCGCCGTTTTCAAGCGATTTATCCGAACATCGAGCTTATGCATTTTTCGCCTAGGTCTTGTAAGGGGGGCGCGGTTTACGGCGCTTGGAATCAATGTCCAAATTCGGACTATTTGGCTTTTGTCGATGGAGATGGTGCGGTTTGCCCCGATGCCGTTATTCGCTTGTTACGTCGCGTTGTCGAAGCGGGGGGGAGCTCTGGTGTCATCGGGGTGCGTGCGCATGGTGGCCGTTTGGCTGTTCGTCGAACTCTATTGCGGGCACTTTCGTATTATTTATTTCGATTTTTAGTGCGTAAAATCGTCAAGCTAGACAGTTCGGATACACAGTGTGGTGCGAAGGCATTCCCAGCGCGGCAATATCGTGAAATTTCGGATCGGCTCTTTGAACAGGGTTTTGTCTTTGATGTTGAGTTGCTGCTGGCTTTTCAGCAGGCAGGCGTGGACATTCAGGAAATGGATATTCCATGGCAAGAGATCGCCGGGAGTCGGGTGAATCTGATGCGTGATTCGCGGCAAATGTTGGCGGGGCTATTCCGGATTCGTCGACGTTCCAAATCCGGTGTTTACGATCATGTGTGATTCGCAGGTGATCTAAAATAGGTTTGTTTTCGAGATTGGCTTCAGGTAGGTATGTATAGATGGAGCAAGCACGGCGAGAGTTTTTGAAATTGTCCGCTTTAGGCGCGGTTGGTGCATCGATGTTAGGACTTGTCTCACCCACTCATGGACAAGCACAGATGGCTCCCGCGACGAAGCGAAAGTATGGTGTCGCACTGGTTGGTTTGGGGCGCTATGCGACTGGTCAGTTGATGCCTGCGTTGCAACACACGCAAAACTGTCAGCTGGTGGCATTGGTTACTGGGACGAAGTCGAAAGCTGCGTTATATGGCGGGAGGTATCAGATTCCGGATACGCACATTTATAACTATGATAACTTCGACCGAATCGTGGAGAATGAAGATGTTGATATCGTTTACATCGTGCTTCCGAATTCAATGCATGCCGAATATTCCATACGCGCGGCCAATGCGGGCAAGCATGTGATTTGTGAAAAGCCAATGGCCCTCAGCGTGGCGGAGAGTCAGGCAATGATCGCAGCCGGCGAGGCGAATCAGGTGACGCTGAATATCGGTTATCGTTTGCATTTTCATCAGGCGCACCGGGTGGCGATCCAAGTGGGGCGCGAGCAACCCGAGGGCGCAGTTAAATACATGCAAGCCGAGTTGGCCTTTAAGGTGACGGATCCATCTGAATGGCGATTAAATAAGGCGCTCGCCGGGGGCGGGGCTCTTTATGATTTAGGCATTTACTGCATTCAAGCTGCGCGCTACAGCACCGGACAGTCACCTGTCTCGGTGATTGCTCGAGAGTATAAGACAGATGCTGAATTGTTTTCCCAGGTTGATGAGACTGTAAACTTTCAGTTGGAGTTTGCGGACGGCGCGGTGATGAGTGCCACGACTTCTTATAATTTTAAGGCAGATCGTCACTTCGTTGCTTATGCGAACAATCAATCCACCTTGGAGATTCGTGATGCCTTTAATTATAGTGGGCAGCAGTTGTTCATGAATGGTCGCCGCGTCGCATTGTCGCGTGTGGTCATGCAGAGCTTACAAATGGATGCGGTCTGTCGCAGTTTGGAAAGTGGTGCAGATACCGGCATCTCTGGTGCCGAAGGGCTCAAAGATATGTGTATCTTGGATGCGATTTATCGCTCTATTGCAGCAGATGGTCGCCGTGTCGTGATTGATTACAGCTAGCCGAAGTCTGCGTCAGAGCTTATTTTCCGTATACTTCGACTTCGATGTAGTGGTTCATGTCGTTGGCAGTGTTGCCGTTGCTGTAGAGCCGCACGTATTGTGCGTTGGTGCCCTTGGCGTCGATAAGTTTACCGTAGCGAGAGTCGACGTAAGGTTTATCGGAGCCTTTGCCGAGTCCTACGGAGTTATCGTAGTCGTTATTGAAGAGTGTGGTGACACCGCTTGCGAAGTCGGGGTCATTGGAGACTTGGACGATAACATCGTGATAGGCGCGTGCCTGCGAGTGGTAGTGCCAGACCCAGATGGCGGATAGGTCTGCAGCAGCTTCGAGGTCGATCTGGACCCATTGGGGACCGTCCATGAGTTCGACGAAGTAACCTTCGCCGGCTTCTTTGTCGCCATCGGTGATGTATGCGAGCTCACCGATGATGGGGAAGTCGTCGCTGCCGGTGACGGCTTTGCCGGCGGACAGAAGTGTGGTGCCTTCAGGGACCATCAAGAGCGGGGCGCTGCTGGGCGCAGGCACGAGATTGGGGACTTTGATGGGCTGTGGTGTGCCTTCGATCAGTTCC
The nucleotide sequence above comes from Coraliomargarita algicola. Encoded proteins:
- a CDS encoding flippase activity-associated protein Agl23, which translates into the protein MKKDPLIYLAWLVVLIFAVWLRTDDLGTRPMHADEATGARILAQQLEGDDYVFDPQHFHGPILTQITRPIAALRGEHEWTQLNAQTLRSSTVIAGILLVFTPLLWLRFMGKWGALGAAALLATSPLLVYYSRMYIHESWLTLFGMLACASLYQVTLKPNTLRAIAAGLSIGLMFATKETFAISILSWAPAVILLYILQRYSTSLGTPAHSYHTYLRSYAIITLVALASAGLFYSNYLRNPAQFIDAFRTFFEYQTTAGHEKAFGYYLKLLVWPQREAGIAWPEGLILILATTCLVRCIIQCKSPTCCWFLGLSALVHLLIYSCIQYKTPWLMLLPWAHVCLLAGFALQSIKPSGKALKSILLLLFTIGLGHQTNQCLLINGRLANSTRNPYAYVPTSADAPKLAHWLQQLDAMHPLGTLAVVGKEYWPLPWYLKQLGSQIGYWPTPIPEMTTFPVVLAMPEQQLATQTQLQATHTELPRSLRANVPVILYLRKDLWQQWQQAPQP
- a CDS encoding glycosyltransferase, with translation MVTSIQSIVLVTPVWNDSARLEVFGHELAQTFAAAAMPIRWIIADDGSKASERMRYSKLLRRFQAIYPNIELMHFSPRSCKGGAVYGAWNQCPNSDYLAFVDGDGAVCPDAVIRLLRRVVEAGGSSGVIGVRAHGGRLAVRRTLLRALSYYLFRFLVRKIVKLDSSDTQCGAKAFPARQYREISDRLFEQGFVFDVELLLAFQQAGVDIQEMDIPWQEIAGSRVNLMRDSRQMLAGLFRIRRRSKSGVYDHV
- a CDS encoding Gfo/Idh/MocA family oxidoreductase translates to MAPATKRKYGVALVGLGRYATGQLMPALQHTQNCQLVALVTGTKSKAALYGGRYQIPDTHIYNYDNFDRIVENEDVDIVYIVLPNSMHAEYSIRAANAGKHVICEKPMALSVAESQAMIAAGEANQVTLNIGYRLHFHQAHRVAIQVGREQPEGAVKYMQAELAFKVTDPSEWRLNKALAGGGALYDLGIYCIQAARYSTGQSPVSVIAREYKTDAELFSQVDETVNFQLEFADGAVMSATTSYNFKADRHFVAYANNQSTLEIRDAFNYSGQQLFMNGRRVALSRVVMQSLQMDAVCRSLESGADTGISGAEGLKDMCILDAIYRSIAADGRRVVIDYS